The DNA segment taatttaattttgcaggaATTTTCCATTATAccaatgagttttttttattgattttgataattgaaacattttaatgatgttaagggatttgaaaaaaatattacgacTAAAGAATTTAGGAATAGTCTAAgggattcaaatgattttaaagggtttttaaaaGCTCTCCAGGTATTTTACTAAGTTTTCCAAGATTTCATGAAATATCAAACATcatgtaattttacggaattttacaatttttgtaatgtatttcaaagaatttattcacaaaaagtgaAGGTTTTTTGTAGTGTTGAATTTTTAGGCATGTCATTAAATGGggtcatcaacattttttttgcttaaatttaatgttaaatcttTTAGAAGTCCCGAAGAATTTAAATGTGAAACTAAAACTTCATTTCGTTTACTCAATAgtttgtaataattaattcaaaagtgACAAAATGTAGAccggaaatttcgattttttaaatgaaacctgTGGCGCCCCCATAGCTCGAAATACGTGTGTGACGTCATAAGTTTTTAAAGCCAAAACATACATGTGTCCGATTGATAAAAGCAAAGTTATTGATTATCAATTGTTTTTGGGCTAAAAGTAATCtggttaatttgttattttacatGACGACAAATTGAACAAATATCtagttttaatatacattttacgTAAAATgtatgattaaaataataaaagtacttcaaaaatatatttttgtatataaataccAGTTGGATTATTATTTAACCATAAAACATAGCCTGAAAATTTCTGATCCCTAGCACTAGCCATTGTCAAGTAATAAAGTACAATCAGGGTGGCCACCCACCCGGGAGAATCAGAAGAAAGCCAGGAGAAGCTTGCTCCTGGATAAAGCCGGTTCAAAGTGTTTCTCGCAATTTTGACAGAATCACACATTGCGCAAAAAAGCGATTCAGACGTTTTAAACgtcacttgatactacatgatatgatacttattatcaatatatttatcgtctttaaattttttcgaattttcaatttcacaatattgtggtttttaattcaaatattcaacattttaggaccattttgctattaaatatatcaaaattacgTATTAAAAGccttaatattgaattttgaatagaatacATTTGGAGGTAAATATAAAGCACCCTACTCAAAATTCCTGTAAAgtttcctatataggaacctacataagaTCATATATATGATCCTATGTGTTTCAcatataggtgccacctatatgAAAtggcataggatcctatataggtgcctgtataggatcctccctaataaggtacttaatgatacctcatggtacctaatggtatatatgtctctaggtgctcctggatGACCAAAATAACTTCTGCACAGCTATATATGATTCCATACAGGAACATATACATGATCCTATACAGGAATCCATATAGGATCTTATATCATTTCCTagaggtggcacctataggtgaaacgtATGGGTTCCTAAATAGGAACCTGTATAGGAAATTTCAGtaggacaatttcaaattgaaaagcttaaaattgtacaatttaaaaaaatgaaatcatattaTAGCAAGattgttttgtattctttattttaatttttaattttcaatgtaagatcttaaaattctccgatttttagttgaaggtttaaacaaataaatcatttcaaattgaaaaatatttgattctaaaatttctagaatgaataataattctaaataagaaaaattttaattgagttaaaaataaaaagttaaaccaGCTGAAATTGATGCAAAAGCAAATGGATAgtttcggtaattttaaatgtCACCactttagagttctgaattttaattatgaacgctacatttttaattttatcagtatatttatttttaatgcaattgattttttcgtgttcgaaaaatttgttatcagcttgaatgataaattataattttattatgtaatactaatttaaaattctagaatttcagaagctttgactttggaaaattcaatttagttttaaataattaaatgtcaaatattaatcgctttaaatttaaagttgttcaaattcaaaagttttcaatccttaattatttaattttgaacgcttttaattataaagaatacaatgTGAATTCCTCTAGATTTTAAATGACTCAATTGATAATATTCGAATCttaaagtaatcaatttttaacgtttttaaatggtcctattttcgaaattttaatctaaaatgatacTAATTTCGTTATTCTCCAATTCGTAttcaaattgcttaatttttaacgcttcgacttagaaattatcaaattcaatcccttcttctaattaaattgtccaaaatcattcgtatacatttgttttaaatttccgaCGTTTGCGATTCAAATTATTAATGattgtttcaaatatatttaaaaccgtatattaaaaaattggtttcataatagacttttaaatttgcatattttagtGTTAGGACATAGAAATCCAGAGACAAGAACGCGCGATTTGCGCACGTGCATTTATTTGCGCTAGTGTGTAGTACGCATCTCTGTATTTTTCTTTATCACACAAAAATATCCTTGTCCTACTTATTATATGACTCAAAGTCAATCGATTTCTTAGAAAAAGTTTCGCTGATGTTTATATCGACTTCCGCAATagataaaatattcgaaatactGTAGGTTTCGCAGAGAGCCACCCTGACAATACACAATACGTATGGTACGAAATAAagcttattttatatttctttattcgcaataaatatatttgataacgTTGAAACAGTTGAAAAGGCCATTGGATAtacatcaaaatatttgttttcaggACTTCTTACTCTGCAATTTATACATTTAGGCACAAAGCACCATTCTTACTATTTACTTATTTCCATTAAATTGCTATACCCCAGGTGGtgagggaaaataaagattttgtcagGGGAAAgcgttaaattcattaaaatttatctaaaagatACTACAATAGGAATTCAAATTCTGTTATTAACATTTGTTTTCCAACTTGAACATAttgagaaaaactgttttttttctgaTAGATGACGGAGGAAGAATACGATAGTGAAATGGATTACTCCGACTCTGATTGCGGAGACACAGGTTATGAGGACTATTATAATCTTCAGCCCTGGGGTAGCGAAGCTGACGCTGACGTTGATCCGGATCAGAGCCGAAAAGACCCCGAATACGCTATTCACGACTGCCTTCGAGTCGAAGAGGTCGACAGATTACTAAACGAAAATGTCGAGGTTTTAAGCAACAGTCTGCACATCACACCGTCCTTGGCCAAAGTTCTTCTCCACGCACACGACTGGGCCTTGCAAGACATTATCACCAAGTATCGCACCAATGCTTCGGGACTCCttgtcagttcaaaaattaaacctCTCCATCCATCAGATCCATCATCTGCCCTCAAAATTCAAAGAGGAGGACTTTGCACTGTCTGTGTATCTGTTTACACCCCGGATAGGTTCGCTGTTCTCACCTGTGGCCACTCCTTCTGCAAAGACTGCTGGTGTATGCATTTTGAGGTGCAAATCACTCAAGGGATCTCCACTGGTAGGGCAATTAAAAAGATGAtacgaaatttcagaaattcgATTATGAATTAGGACTTCGTATAGCAGAGATCACAGTGATTCCTCAGTTTATTTACAGGGAAAATAGAGGAATCCTTTTtcgaaaaaggggaatttttttcttttaaaaatacggACGTAATGAGCCAAAATTAATCAATCTAACACTTTACTAAGATTGTGCTAATccttcacgatgattcattataataaaaaggaggtgtttcgggtttcaatcgtgtgTAAAACTACGAATCTTGTCGGTGTTTCATGAGCATTGCAGTTCACATCCTCGGGGCTAACCTGATACTTAGgtttcaggttatgttgttcttatttATGTTCCCTACGATGTctatgattggccagagcgcccgtCCGTGGAGGATGGTCGCACctaattggccaatcaagttcttTTATTAGGGTGAGGCGCTCTAACAAAAATCATCGTAGagtatatatacatacacacacacacacacacacacaaacacacacacatatatatatatatccgtatcaggttagccctgaagataTGAAATGCATTGTTTACGAAACGTCACCAAGATTCGTAGTTTCGCACTATtgcaagattctttttttttgtctcatgcagtttcttaaattaaaatataaaattaatattaatttatacaagatttttatatttcgtagTATTATGTAAAATAAGAGAAAAGAAAAGCAAGCACAATATCTCTTATGAttgatgaaaattagtattttattttcagaattaatatatattttttgtgtacAGACAATCAAACCCctggatttttgttttaaaaaaaaaccatttccggcgaaaaacataaacttaaacgaaaattgtttaaaaattctaaaatttaatttttaaacataaatgattttagtttaaaatcattattatgtttaaatctttttctaaaaacGGGCGCAtaacctcaaatttttcaaaaatatgttatcCCATTTGCAATCTAACCATTTCTTATTAAAAGTGCCGATTTCCTATATAACacgccaaaaaattcaaaattgtacacaaattttgaatttaatgacTAAACGATAATctgaaaatctaatgatttttaaattaaaaataccaattttcgatgaaaaaaaccAACATAACTAAAATGGTTAAGaaatgtgttattttattttatatttaataattggtTATTAAAATTACCGGTTTCCGGTATCTAACGTCAATAAAAACatagacacattttttaaatgtaatgacatttgtttaaaataaccgatttcctgtgaaaatatttatcataacctttaattataccaaaattgtaaattttctttcaaattgattTCTGTATTTCCTGTAAAAATGGCAAGAGTAACCTACAAttgtacacaaatttttaatcctttaaatttaGTGACTACTCAAAATAATCATTTCCGGTGTAAAAACGCCAACACAGCTTAGAATTGTTAAAACGCTATGATGTATCCAAAATTGTTTtgagattttatattttgttaattttataatgatttttgtttgaaaatgtcaattttcaaagtaaaacaaaaacGTAACCTGAAATTCTTCAAGCCTTATGCATTTTCATTGAAATCTaatggttttttattaaaaattccagtttccGACAAGAAACACCgtcaaaattcgaaattgttggtgcttgtaaaattcattacttttaacagaaatcattaaatttaaatgtaatatttgttttaaattaaaaatgttaggtGAAACATGCCAACATAACCttaagttgttgaaaaattgtaaatattcttggAAAATctcataattttgtattgaaaataccatcctgaaagaaaaacaatcacagaaaattGTTCAGgattgtcaattttttcaaaatccattttttttttaataaaaaatttcttgtgataattgttaatataactcaaaattgtttaaaaactgcaaatcttgttcaaactataatgatttttcttttaaaataccatttttttgtgttaaccgctaaaaataacaaaaaattctaaaactttaaaatagaatgttttttttttttaatttcaatttccggtaaaaaagGCTGCGACTATTTCGACGTACAAGTATGGCGAAATAGCCGACGGTAGCTTATTTCGACACACAATTATGGCCAAATAAGGACGGTATTTTTCTTTCGCCTTTTCGAAATATATGCAGGAGAGGGTGACGGTCAAAATAAGGAGCataacttatttattattatatggtaGATTATAGTAacgaaattaatcattaaaaaggcAATGGTAATATTGCACAAGCAAAACATGAGAATGAGAGGCGAGTgaacctcaaaatctcaagacATGGCTCAGAGGAGGTTCTGACCACCCTTTCAGGTGGCACTAAAATCGaacgcgcgaaatttaaatttcattatactttGCTATTATAGCTACgaatgaaacatttcaattttaggagaataaaaaaaagtttttaatgataatataatattaataaatgatttttgctTAATGTTATAAAGTTgcgtatttttctgaaatgtttaactgtGTTTTGCCTCTTtagttatgaataaataataaataaacattagagaacaaaaattaaaaatataattttctagggggggggggctgatataaaaatatttttaattccaaatttttcttttgcgcCTTGCAATAAAGTTCATGTGGTAATTTAGAACGAAACTTTTGCAAGTCTTTTACAGACTTAGTCCTCCCACCCACTCctaattattcaactatttgtttttgccTTTTGTGTaagatatcttttttgtttaaattaattcttttatgcATTGGAACAAGCgcaaaaataattcacttgaaaaagtacaataatattagcaaaaattattctttttgaggttcacttattatttggtcgtaactaaaaagttcaaataaaactAAAGATTGTAGAAAAACAACACTTTCTAGCTTTACTCGAAGAAAAGATAGTCATCAACAATAATCAATAATCAACAATAATCAATTGAACCCTGAAGAAAAACTCAACTATAtagcattaataaagaagaagatagttataaacaataataatttgtttgaatcattatttttgctaagttgactttctagcattattcaaattgaatattaataaaaataataaaaacaactcactttaattgagaattggacaaaaagtgaaaaattgtggaaaaactcaaattttctgtcattattctacgagaaaattgctaaaaacaatttctttaaataacaagTTATCAGTATAAAGCGATATTTTATGTACCAGAAATAATTTGCATtacaaaaaaaacgcaaaaatcataattagcgccaaaaactcgcaaaccccatttttgaacttatgggttttttttggAACACTAAAAACAGACGTGTGGGTGGTgcttcttaaaaagtaattattcatctGTTTTCTATGGCTGATTGCGAAGATAAAACTTGAGTTTCAGTtcaattaatttaacattaaagattttgaataaaatttaaaaaaaacgtctttttttcttatgataAATACGTGTTTACCTTCATGGGGCTTGCACTAcatctaaatatcatttttcttcaaaGCAAAAGCATCCGGGCGTTGTTCATGAAAATTCGAGACAAAAAATGTGGAACACCCTAATCTGCACTCATAAAATAGAAGTAATCTTTATAATACTcaactgaattattataaaaaaatttctataaacaaatattggcaaaactattatttttcgtaagCTTTAAAGCCAGAGTTGAACTTCAAATCGTAGAATATCTTGGCGACAAAATATGTTGTGTTTTAGAGAAAACTGAACAGCACTTgtattcccaattaaaaaaaactgatgttATCAGTATTTGAGTtttgaagttttcttttaaaatatttacaaaatctgTTTTTAAACAGCTATAACTTTTTACTTAATACACATATTTAAATTTGCCTTCTAGATTCCAGATCTGTCGAGGAAtgagaaaaatgttgaaagttacaatattcttctgaaaatattaaattactattttgtcAAGTACTCcaccttttattttttgtttgttacatgTTTCATTTTATTAGAGACACTTTATATACGTTTTATGTGGGTTAAGCCACTTTTGTGGCCACGAGAATTTTTCTCTCGAAGCATGGATTTTTTTCTGGCgatatatttgagaaaattctaaagaaaaaactttgcttattttaaaatgttctacaaGAAATACCTCACAGTAGGGTCTATAATGCACAACATATTAAAGAGGCGAATGATTCTGTTACTTGAAGTTGCATGAACTGAAATAGATTCGGACatgacaatttataattattttcctaaaattgaaatgtttcattcGTAGCTATAATAGCAaagtatattgaaatttaaatttcgcgcattCGTTTTTAGCGCCACCTGACAGCAATGGTCAGAACCACCTCTGAGCCATGccttgagattttgaggttaactcTCCTCTCATTATCATGTTTCGCTGGTGCAATTACAATCGCCTTTTTAATGATTAACTTCTTTATTATATAATCtaccatataataataaataagttacTCTCCTTGCATTGACCGTCACCCTCTCCTGCATATATTCCGAAAGGGCGAAACAAAATATCGTCCTTATTTGGCCATATTGTATGTCGAAATAAGCTGTCGTCGGCTATTTCGCCATACTTGTATGTGGAAAAAAGCTACTGTTGGCTATTTCGACATACATGTATGGCGAAATAGCCACTTCGTAAAAAAAATGCTAACATAATCTACAATTGTTGAAAATGGGAAATCTTgatgattttgtttgaaaaattctaatttccggtgaaaaaaattaacacagccaaagtttttaaaatttctagccTTTTTCGAAACTTTCtgattttatattacatttttttaattaataatttcgagcAAAAAGGACTAtcataaaacatgtataatattaGTATTAATTAATTAGACAATTTGACAGTTTTAATGTAATGCGCAAGTATCTCTctaaactaattataaaaaataagaaaaacaaaattcttaaatcagGGATTATAAAGGATTTGTAGAAAGTTAGGGTGAATAGGGGACTGACTGTGATCACTGGTATTAAATTTCAACCCATTCTACTGATTACAGAGTAATTTACCAATTTTccgcacaatttttaattaatataaatttaaaggtCTTTTCAGTAATGATTAAATTCTGAACAATTGTCATTAATATTACGATTAAATATGATTGAAAAGCCTGGAATTACAATGATATTATTTTTACTAgcaaaaatatacattcttttccataagaaaatttatcattcgCCGTAAAGTTCTAAAATAATCATTAAGAACTTGAAAAGTCAAAAGTCCTGGGGAGTTaatgagaaaataatttctttacagGAATAAGTTGCATGGCACAGGATTGCGAAGTTCTAGTACCGGAAGACTTTGTCCTTACGCTTTTGACTAAACCCAGCATGCGGGAACGATACCAACAGTTTGCTTTTCGAGATTACGTAAAATCGCATCCATATTTAAGATTCTGTCCCGGTCCGAATTGTCAAATTGTTATGAAATCCAAGGAACATCGAGCGAAACGAGTAAAGTGTTCTTCTTGTAAGAGCATTTTTTGGTACGTTTACCcttcaaaataaatacaaatttaattaagcaaACATGTTTACAAACTTTGAAATGTATGGTGTAGGATTCTAGCATGAATACATACAAGTTTGTGCttcattttcaatgtaatatttcAGCTTCCGATGTGGAATGGACTATCACGCACCGACTGATTGCGGGACAATTCGGAAGTGGTTGACAAAGTGTGCTGATGATTCCGAAACAGCAAATTACATCAGTGCTCATACCAAAGACGTGAGTAAAggataaattgaaaatacaattttcaaaattttcctgtaTAGTTTCAACGCCTCTAATGTCTTTTAATACAATCCAGTGTCCGAAATGCCACATTTGCATCGAAAAAAATGGTGGCTGCAATCACATGCAATGTTACACTTGTAAACACGAATTTTGCTGGATGTGC comes from the Belonocnema kinseyi isolate 2016_QV_RU_SX_M_011 chromosome 6, B_treatae_v1, whole genome shotgun sequence genome and includes:
- the LOC117174340 gene encoding potential E3 ubiquitin-protein ligase ariadne-2 — encoded protein: MTEEEYDSEMDYSDSDCGDTGYEDYYNLQPWGSEADADVDPDQSRKDPEYAIHDCLRVEEVDRLLNENVEVLSNSLHITPSLAKVLLHAHDWALQDIITKYRTNASGLLVSSKIKPLHPSDPSSALKIQRGGLCTVCVSVYTPDRFAVLTCGHSFCKDCWCMHFEVQITQGISTGISCMAQDCEVLVPEDFVLTLLTKPSMRERYQQFAFRDYVKSHPYLRFCPGPNCQIVMKSKEHRAKRVKCSSCKSIFCFRCGMDYHAPTDCGTIRKWLTKCADDSETANYISAHTKDCPKCHICIEKNGGCNHMQCYTCKHEFCWMCLGDWKAHGSEYYECSRYKENPNIAHESVHAQAREALKKYLHYYERYENHSKSLKLEQQTLETIKTRINKKVMTASGTWIDWQHLYEAASLLARCRYTLQYTYPYAYYMEAGPRKELFEYQQAQLEAEIENLSWKIERAETTDRGDLENQMDIAEKRRVTLLKDFLEVDALD